The following are encoded in a window of Sebastes umbrosus isolate fSebUmb1 chromosome 7, fSebUmb1.pri, whole genome shotgun sequence genomic DNA:
- the rasa2 gene encoding ras GTPase-activating protein 2: protein MAEEDDATTIRILQSLRGKICEAKNLGPVSGPNRQRDLCTFCTISLDQEEVFRTKVFDKSVSPFYGEDFYFEIPRPFQCLSFYVYAKSVFQRDLPVGKVSIRKDDLCKYSGKEHWFSLHPVDPNSEVQGKVHLEMRLNEVITENGSVGQHLVVRIIECQGLPLISGQNCDPYATVSLVGPARSDQKKTKVKKKTSNPHFEETFFFEVTRSSSYSKKSHFQVEEEDIEKLEIKVDLWNNENLAQDVFLGETRVPVKILRSDHIHKAWYLLQPKGNGSKSKSDDLGSLRLKLTYIEDTVLPSACYTPLCNLLLKSPDVKPISASAAHILGDICRERYEAVLPTVRLLLHHNRFVPFVSAVAALELDNTQEANTIFRGNSLSTRCIDDMMKIVGKNYLAVTLKPVIDEICESNKTCEIDPVKLKEGDNVEVNKENLQGYVQKVFSSITQSSSSCPPLMCDVFRSLRNLACKRFPADPHVQYSAVSSFVFLRFFAVAVLSPHSFQLRSHHPDPEISRTLTLISKTIQTLGSWGSLSKKLSSFKETYMYDFFKSFQEDKYIEKVKKFLDEISSNVSKGSSGLEDAVVLKEGEVQKRAQGRKRLGKKNFKKRWLRVTNRELSYHKQKGKEALCIINVKDIQAVEKLDESAFNRKNMFQVVHSEKPLYVQAGNCVEASEWLEVLGPVSRCNEGRLSTFHPSNYTGGAWQCCKNQSSNAAGCKPCTTTVLANLQLDIDCDRETERIFSLLSSNDTKLQNMEDACASLAVYQGPQREQEDYSKFTIQEPKETFQTLKQLRNIMEELKRQHNIRNDTTAQYGSLDNPIVGKTS from the exons CCCTTTCTACGGAGAGGACTTCTACTTCGAGATCCCACGTCCATTTCAGTGTTTATCCTTCTATGTTTATGCCAAGAGCGTTTTCCAAAGGGACCTACCTGTTG GCAAGGTGTCAATCCGGAAGGATGACCTGTGTAAATACAGTGGGAAGGAGCACTGGTTTAGCCTTCATCCAGTAGATCCCAACTCAGAAGTCCAG GGTAAGGTTCACCTGGAGATGCGATTGAATGAAGTGATCACAGAGAACGGCTCAGTAGGTCAACACTTGGTAGTCCG GATAATCGAGTGCCAGGGGCTGCCTCTGATCAGTGGGCAGAACTGTGACCCCTACGCCACCGTGTCACTCGTTGGACCTGCCAG GTCTgaccagaagaaaacaaaggtGAAGAAGAAAACCAGCAACCCTCATTTTGAAGAGACCTTCTTCTTTGAG GTCACACGGTCCAGCAGCTACTCTAAAAAGTCCCATTTccaagtggaggaggaggacattgAAAAACTTGAGATCAA AGTTGATTTGTGGAACAATGAGAATCTGGCTCAAGATGTGTTTCTGGGGGAGACGCGGGTTCCTGTCAAGATCCTGCGAAGTGACCACATCCACAAAGCCTG GTATCTCCTCCAGCCCAAAGGGAACGGCAGCAAGTCCAAGTCTGATGATTTGGGATCGTTGCGTTTGAAGCTGACCTACATAGAAGACACGGTGCTGCCATCTGCCTGCTACACACCACTCTGCAACCTGCTGCTCAAATCCCCAGATGTGAAG CCCATCTCGGCGTCAGCAGCACACATCTTGGGGGACATCTGCAGAGAGCGATACGAGGCCGTTCTGCCCACGGTTCGACTGCTGCTCCACCACAATCGCTTTGTGCCTTTTGTCTCAGCTGTGGCAGCACTAGAGCTGGACAATACTCA GGAGGCTAACACTATATTCCGTGGCAACTCACTGTCAACGCGCTGCATCGATGACATGATGAAGATTGTGGGAAAGAACTACCTGGCAGTTACCCTGAAGCCTGTAATAGACGAG ATTTGTGAATCCAACAAAACATGTGAGATAGACCCCGTTAAACTAAAGGAAGGAGACAACGTGGAGGTCAACAAG GAGAACCTGCAGGGTTATGTTCAGAAAGTCTTTTCCTCCATCACCCAGTCGAGTTCCAGCTGTCCCCCCCTCATGTGTGATGTCTTCAGGTCACTGAGGAACTTGGCCTGCAAACGCTTCCCAG CCGATCCACATGTTCAGTACTCGGCCGTCAGCAGCTTTGTTTTCCTGCGGTTCTTCGCCGTCGCTGTTCTTTCCCCACACTCCTTCCAGCTCCGTTCCCACCATCCT GATCCTGAGATTTCCCGCACGCTCACACTCATCTCAAAAACCATCCAGACACTCGGCAGCTGGGGGAGTTTGTCGAAAAAACTG tCTAGTTTCAAAGAAACCTACATGTACGACTTCTTCAAATCATTCCAAGAAGACAAGTATATCGAAAAAGTTAAAAAG TTTCTAGATGAGATCTCGTCTAACGTCAGTAAGGGGTCCAGCGGGCTGGAGGACGCAGTGGTTCTCAAGGAGGG ggAAGTACAGAAACGTGCCCAGGGGAGGAAACGCCTCGGCAAGAAAAACTTTAAGAAGAGGTGGCTCAGAGTGACCAACAGGGAGCTCTCCTACCACAAACAGAAAG GGAAAGAGGCCCTCTGCATCATCAATGTCAAAGATATCCAGGCGGTGGAGAAACTGGATGAAAGTGCCTTTAACCGCAAAAAT ATGTTTCAGGTGGTCCACTCTGAGAAGCCTCTGTATGTGCAAGCAGGAAACTGTGTGGAGGCCAGTGAGTGGTTGGAGGTCCTGGGCCCGGTCAGTCGCTGCAACGAGGGACGCCTCTCCACCTTCCACCCGTCGAACTACACCGGTGGAGCCTGGCAGTGCTGCAAGAACCAGAGCAGCAACGCAGCGGGCTGTAAGCCCTGCACAAC CACCGTGCTGGCCAACCTGCAGCTGGACATCGACTGTGACCGGGAAACAGAGAGaatcttctccctcctctcctccaacGACACCAAGCTCCAGAACATGGAGG ATGCGTGCGCCAGTTTGGCGGTGTACCAGGGCCCTCAGCGGGAGCAGGAGGACTACTCCAAGTTCACCATTCAGGAACCCAAAGAGACCTTTCAGACACTCAAACAGCTCCGAAACATCATGGAGGAACTTAAGAGGCAGCACAACATCAGGAATGACACCACAGCGCAGTACGGCAGCCT GGACAACCCCATAGTAGGGAAAACCTCTTAA